In Quercus robur chromosome 10, dhQueRobu3.1, whole genome shotgun sequence, a genomic segment contains:
- the LOC126704009 gene encoding uncharacterized protein LOC126704009: MELALPKTVKKVQSLNGKVAALIRFVSIVTDKCLPFFRTLRKSFEWTTECQQVVENLKAYLSSPPLLSPSKTREKLFLYVVVSPTTVSVALVREEDGVQKPVYFTSRALRGVEERYPQMEKLTFALVTVARMLKPYFQAHTMIVLIDKPLCRDMCCPEAVGRMALWVVELSEFHIQYRLCTAMKGQVVSDFIVEFILVEGQRAEEIPQWSIHTDGWPNKQLGGVGMVLHSPEGDKIECMVHLDFLMTNNEVKYEALIVGLDLAKAAGVENLVVYCDFQVVTSQVNGDYECKNERMKKYLKQVKDRIKSLRVKFVQIPREENEHADRLAKAASAKHMLIPNQVLSFVQISSLIDDISAQEIGPKNYWTTPIASYLRDGVLLDDKEAARKLKVQAARFILIKDILYRRDFSRPYLRCLVPKEADYVMREVQEEVCGNHSRS; the protein is encoded by the coding sequence ATGGAGTTAGCTCTACCAAAGACGGTTAAGAAGGTACAGAGCCTGAATGGAAAGGTAGCTGCATTAATCAGGTTCGTCTCAATAGTAACGGATAAATGCCTACCTTTCTTTCGCACGTTGAGGAAGTCGTTTGAATGGACGACTGAGTGCCAGCAAGTGGTTGAAAACTTGAAGGCATATCTTTCTTCTCCGCCATTACTAAGCCCATCTAAGACAAGGGAAAAATTGTTCCTATACGTTGTCGTCTCCCCAACTACTGTCAGTGTGGCTTTGGTCAGAGAAGAGGATGGGGTGCAGAAGCCTGTATACTTCACAAGCCGAGCACTTCGAGGAGTGGAAGAGCGGTACCCTCAGATGGAAAAGCTCACTTTCGCGTTAGTAACTGTAGCGCGAATGCTCAAGCCATATTTCCAGGCGCACACTATGATTGTCCTGATAGATAAGCCCCTATGTAGAGATATGTGTTGCCCTGAAGCTGTAGGACGGATGGCATTATGGGTAGTCGAGTTGAGTGAATTTCACATACAGTATCGACTGTGTACGGCTATGAAGGGGCAAGTAGTATCTGATTTCATTGTGGAATTCATCCTCGTAGAAGGCCAGAGGGCAGAAGAGATCCCACAATGGAGCATCCACACAGATGGATGGCCCAATAAGCAACTAGGCGGAGTTGGTATGGTACTTCATAGCCCGGAAGGAGATAAGATCGAATGCATGGTCCATTTGGACTTCCTTATGACCAATAATGAAGTAAAGTACGAAGCCTTGATAGTAGGGCTAGACCTCGCCAAGGCGGCAGGAGTTGAAAATTTGGTTGTATATTGTGATTTCCAAGTAGTAACCAGTCAGGTTAATGGCGACTATGAATGCAAGAATGAAcggatgaagaagtaccttaAGCAGGTGAAGGATCGAATTAAAAGCCTCCGAGTAAAAtttgttcaaatcccaagggaggagAACGAGCACGCTGACCGACTTGCTAAAGCTGCTTCAGCAAAACACATGCTCATCCCCAATCAGGTATTGTCCTTCGTTCAAATCTCATCATTAATAGACGATATCAGTGCACAGGAGATAGGTCCTAAGAATTATTGGACGACACCAATAGCCTCCTACTTGAGGGATGGCGTGCTACTAGACGATAAGGAGGCTGCAAGAAAGTTGAAGGTTCAAGCAGCTCGCTTCAttttgataaaagacattctaTATAGGAGGGACTTCTCTCGACCGTACCTAAGGTGCCTCGTCCCTAAGGAGGCAGACtatgtcatgagagaagtccaaGAAGAAGTCTGTGGAAATCACTCTAGATCATGA
- the LOC126704010 gene encoding LOW QUALITY PROTEIN: uncharacterized protein LOC126704010 (The sequence of the model RefSeq protein was modified relative to this genomic sequence to represent the inferred CDS: substituted 2 bases at 2 genomic stop codons): MRSKKAGLYRGNGMEEEGTLRSKRLATKGMTSRKWLEYSIEKDAAFCFYCYLFGRQDVGKQGGGDTFVTKGFKLWNQVAKLESHVGGVNSAHSQAVKKGEDLLKEKQHIQSVLVKQSNKDKHDYRVQLNAIVDCIRFLLCRGLAFRGHDESQGSSDKXNFLELVXFLGDHNESINEVLQTALKNCKLTHPDIQKDIVNAIARETSKAIIKDLDNGFFSILVDESRDISVKEQMSLVLHYVNKKGIIIEQFLGIVHVASTTALSLKCAIECLLCEHNLSLSNLRGQGYDEASNMQGDINGLKTLILKENKSAFYVHCFAHQLQLTLVAVAKNHINIAEFFLCG, translated from the exons ATGAGAAGTAAGAAAGCAGGTTTATATAGAGGGAATGGTATGGAAGAAGAAGGGACGCTTCGTTCCAAGAGATTGGCCACTAAGGGAATGACAA GTAGAAAGTGGTTGGAATATAGTATTGAGAAGGATGCggcattttgtttttattgctaCCTATTTGGGCGGCAAGATGTTGGTAAGCAAGGAGGAGGTGATACTTTTGTAacgaagggattcaaactttggaaTCAAGTTGCGAAGTTAGAGTCCCATGTTGGAGGAGTTAATAGTGCTCATAGCCAAGCTGTCAAGAAGGGTGAAGATCTACTGAAGGAAAAGCAACACATTCAAAGTGTTTTGGTTAAACAATCAAATAAAGATAAACATGATTATCGGGTTCAATTAAATGCAATAGTTGATTGCATAAGATTCCTTTTATGCCGGGGATTAGCTTTTCGTGGTCACGATGAATCTCAAGGTTCAAGTgataaatgaaattttcttgagCTTGTATAATTTTTGGGGGATCACAATGAATCTATCAATGAAGTGTTGCAAACAGCTCTGAAAAATTGCAAGCTTACTCACCCGGATATTCAAAAAGATATTGTGAATGCAATTGCACGGGAAACATCCAAAGCCATCATCAAGGATCTTGACAATGGGTTCTTTTCAATATTAGTTGATGAGTCACGTGATATCTCAGTGAAAGAACAAATGTCCCTTGTTCTTCATTATGTGAACAAAAAAGGGATTATTATAGAGCAGTTCCTTGGTATTGTACATGTTGCAAGTACCACCGCTTTGTCACTCAAATGTGCTATTGAATGTTTACTTTGTGAACATAATTTGAGTTTGTCGAACCTACGTGGGCAAGGTTATGACGAGGCCAGTAATATGCAAGGTGATATCAATGgtctcaaaactttaattttgaaagagaataagTCAGCATTTTATGTCCATTGTTTTGCTCATCAACTTCAATTGACACTTGTTGCTGTTgctaaaaatcacattaacattgctgaattttttttatgtggttaa